From a single Macrobrachium rosenbergii isolate ZJJX-2024 chromosome 7, ASM4041242v1, whole genome shotgun sequence genomic region:
- the nvy gene encoding protein CBFA2T1 isoform X5: MTTTTTTCLQDPMFLFTNKLKAFPAAWSNIPQDVTAPIGGLKTEMSKLMENNNNNNNSGSTNGNATSSAINNGSSSCPSNGSNGNGGSNSTSGSGASGGNGITNNERVPPQNSFSPLPSQKASYANGSYSPHSTVNGTPTPSPPALSSPPTHAHDSSAPGSGASSRDSHRQISKVRRFLTTLHQFAADISPDVGDRVRHLILGLLSGGVSVEEFHGGLQEVTHFPLRPFVLPFLRSHLPLLQRELQSLARRATMPVSQYVTMHEAALLESTAGEPTDFFSSEVTSGKRRHEGYFENGDSGVGSGGGVSPPPAKRLGIFSPPYPGVGVSPDPPSHPRDYRTPAPPDDEWKNIHVMLTCILSMVEKTRRALTMLQQKEDRDGGTCGRIGSVGATDLRQRTDYDAEVRRHAAELVAQSIRTTEERVSEVKRKAEEAVSEVRRAAVAEVQRAIGAAEARAQELVAAERAKVEALLREVGRRDSTEPRAEPQQKQMKGMMDTTDIDKHLKP; the protein is encoded by the exons GCCTAAAAACTGAGATGTCCAAGTTAAtggaaaacaacaataacaacaacaacagcggtAGCACCAACGGCAACGCAACCTCCTCCGCCATCAACAACGGCAGCAGCAGCTGCCCCTCCAACGGCAGCAACGGGAACGGCGGTAGCAACTCGACGTCAGGCAGTGGCGCCAGTGGCGGAAATGGAATCACCAACAACGAGAGAGTCCCTCCACAGAATTCCTTCTCGCCTCTGCCTTCCCAAAAGGCGTCTT ATGCCAATGGCTCCTACTCTCCACACAGCACAGTCAACGGGACGCCCACACCTTCACCACCCGCCCTATCGTCTCCGCCCACACATGCTCATGACTCCTCTGCGCCCGGGAGCGGCGCCTCTTCAAGAGACAGCCACCGTCAGATCTCGAAG GTACGCCGCTTCTTGACAACCTTGCATCAATTTGCCGCAGACATTTCTCCGGACGTTGGCGACCGCGTCAGGCATTTGATCCTTGGGCTCTTG AGCGGAGGTGTGAGCGTAGAGGAATTTCACGGCGGCCTTCAGGAAGTGACGCACTTTCCTCTGAGGCCCTTCGTTCTTCCCTTCTTGAGGTCCCACCTGCCTCTCCTCCAGAGGGAGTTGCAGTCCCTTGCGAGGAGAGCCACTATG CCTGTATCCCAGTACGTCACGATGCACGAGGCAGCGTTGTTGGAATCGACGGCGGGTGAACCGACAGACTTCTTCTCCTCGGAAGTGACCAGCGGTAAAAGGAGGCATGAAGG TTATTTCGAAAATGGCGATTCCGGCGTTGGAAGTGGTGGGGGTGTCTCTCCGCCCCCTGCAAAACGTCTGGGTATATTTTCTCCGCCATATCCAGGTGTGGGCGTAAGTCCTGACCCACCCTCACACCCACGAGACTACCGCACTCCTGCACCGCCCGATGACGAGTGGAAAAATATACAtgtg aTGCTTACGTGCATCTTAAGCATGGTTGAAAAAACTCGCCGGGCCCTGACCATGCTACAGCAAAAGGAAGATCGCGATGGAGGGACCTGTGGGCGCATTGGGTCTGTCGGGGCCACAGACCTCCGCCAGAGAACAGACTATGATGCCGAGGTCAGACGACATGCTGCAGAACTTGTGGCACAGAGCATTAGGACTACAGAGGAAAGAGTCTCCGAAGTTAAAAGGAAAGCAg AGGAAGCAGTATCCGAAGTACGTCGGGCAGCAGTCGCAGAAGTGCAGAGAGCCATCGGTGCTGCAGAGGCCAGAGCGCAAGAGTTGGTGGCAGCTGAGAGGGCCAAAGTCGAAGCGCTTCTGAGGGAGGTTGGCCGTAGAGATTCCACCGAACCTCGAGCAGAACCTCAACAG aaacagATGAAAGGAATGATGGATACCACAGATATTGACAAACATCTGAAGCCATAG
- the nvy gene encoding protein CBFA2T1 isoform X4 gives MEPKTIKQERESGKDDPTNQEAANESRTSSLVQGLTNQDSRSTRSKGLKTEMSKLMENNNNNNNSGSTNGNATSSAINNGSSSCPSNGSNGNGGSNSTSGSGASGGNGITNNERVPPQNSFSPLPSQKASYANGSYSPHSTVNGTPTPSPPALSSPPTHAHDSSAPGSGASSRDSHRQISKVRRFLTTLHQFAADISPDVGDRVRHLILGLLSGGVSVEEFHGGLQEVTHFPLRPFVLPFLRSHLPLLQRELQSLARRATMPVSQYVTMHEAALLESTAGEPTDFFSSEVTSGKRRHEGYFENGDSGVGSGGGVSPPPAKRLGIFSPPYPGVGVSPDPPSHPRDYRTPAPPDDEWKNIHVMLTCILSMVEKTRRALTMLQQKEDRDGGTCGRIGSVGATDLRQRTDYDAEVRRHAAELVAQSIRTTEERVSEVKRKAEEAVSEVRRAAVAEVQRAIGAAEARAQELVAAERAKVEALLREVGRRDSTEPRAEPQQKQMKGMMDTTDIDKHLKP, from the exons GCCTAAAAACTGAGATGTCCAAGTTAAtggaaaacaacaataacaacaacaacagcggtAGCACCAACGGCAACGCAACCTCCTCCGCCATCAACAACGGCAGCAGCAGCTGCCCCTCCAACGGCAGCAACGGGAACGGCGGTAGCAACTCGACGTCAGGCAGTGGCGCCAGTGGCGGAAATGGAATCACCAACAACGAGAGAGTCCCTCCACAGAATTCCTTCTCGCCTCTGCCTTCCCAAAAGGCGTCTT ATGCCAATGGCTCCTACTCTCCACACAGCACAGTCAACGGGACGCCCACACCTTCACCACCCGCCCTATCGTCTCCGCCCACACATGCTCATGACTCCTCTGCGCCCGGGAGCGGCGCCTCTTCAAGAGACAGCCACCGTCAGATCTCGAAG GTACGCCGCTTCTTGACAACCTTGCATCAATTTGCCGCAGACATTTCTCCGGACGTTGGCGACCGCGTCAGGCATTTGATCCTTGGGCTCTTG AGCGGAGGTGTGAGCGTAGAGGAATTTCACGGCGGCCTTCAGGAAGTGACGCACTTTCCTCTGAGGCCCTTCGTTCTTCCCTTCTTGAGGTCCCACCTGCCTCTCCTCCAGAGGGAGTTGCAGTCCCTTGCGAGGAGAGCCACTATG CCTGTATCCCAGTACGTCACGATGCACGAGGCAGCGTTGTTGGAATCGACGGCGGGTGAACCGACAGACTTCTTCTCCTCGGAAGTGACCAGCGGTAAAAGGAGGCATGAAGG TTATTTCGAAAATGGCGATTCCGGCGTTGGAAGTGGTGGGGGTGTCTCTCCGCCCCCTGCAAAACGTCTGGGTATATTTTCTCCGCCATATCCAGGTGTGGGCGTAAGTCCTGACCCACCCTCACACCCACGAGACTACCGCACTCCTGCACCGCCCGATGACGAGTGGAAAAATATACAtgtg aTGCTTACGTGCATCTTAAGCATGGTTGAAAAAACTCGCCGGGCCCTGACCATGCTACAGCAAAAGGAAGATCGCGATGGAGGGACCTGTGGGCGCATTGGGTCTGTCGGGGCCACAGACCTCCGCCAGAGAACAGACTATGATGCCGAGGTCAGACGACATGCTGCAGAACTTGTGGCACAGAGCATTAGGACTACAGAGGAAAGAGTCTCCGAAGTTAAAAGGAAAGCAg AGGAAGCAGTATCCGAAGTACGTCGGGCAGCAGTCGCAGAAGTGCAGAGAGCCATCGGTGCTGCAGAGGCCAGAGCGCAAGAGTTGGTGGCAGCTGAGAGGGCCAAAGTCGAAGCGCTTCTGAGGGAGGTTGGCCGTAGAGATTCCACCGAACCTCGAGCAGAACCTCAACAG aaacagATGAAAGGAATGATGGATACCACAGATATTGACAAACATCTGAAGCCATAG
- the nvy gene encoding protein CBFA2T1 isoform X2, whose product MTTTTTTCLQDPMFLFTNKLKAFPAAWSNIPQDVTAPIGGLKTEMSKLMENNNNNNNSGSTNGNATSSAINNGSSSCPSNGSNGNGGSNSTSGSGASGGNGITNNERVPPQNSFSPLPSQKASYANGSYSPHSTVNGTPTPSPPALSSPPTHAHDSSAPGSGASSRDSHRQISKVRRFLTTLHQFAADISPDVGDRVRHLILGLLSGGVSVEEFHGGLQEVTHFPLRPFVLPFLRSHLPLLQRELQSLARRATMPVSQYVTMHEAALLESTAGEPTDFFSSEVTSGKRRHEGYFENGDSGVGSGGGVSPPPAKRLGIFSPPYPGVGVSPDPPSHPRDYRTPAPPDDEWKNIHVMLTCILSMVEKTRRALTMLQQKEDRDGGTCGRIGSVGATDLRQRTDYDAEVRRHAAELVAQSIRTTEERVSEVKRKAEEAVSEVRRAAVAEVQRAIGAAEARAQELVAAERAKVEALLREVGRRDSTEPRAEPQQACWNCGRKAHETCSGCNVARYCGPFCQHKDWDSHHKVCSPTLASAPSSSTSSSSSASSSSAIVAALVSKSKFMKASETKTE is encoded by the exons GCCTAAAAACTGAGATGTCCAAGTTAAtggaaaacaacaataacaacaacaacagcggtAGCACCAACGGCAACGCAACCTCCTCCGCCATCAACAACGGCAGCAGCAGCTGCCCCTCCAACGGCAGCAACGGGAACGGCGGTAGCAACTCGACGTCAGGCAGTGGCGCCAGTGGCGGAAATGGAATCACCAACAACGAGAGAGTCCCTCCACAGAATTCCTTCTCGCCTCTGCCTTCCCAAAAGGCGTCTT ATGCCAATGGCTCCTACTCTCCACACAGCACAGTCAACGGGACGCCCACACCTTCACCACCCGCCCTATCGTCTCCGCCCACACATGCTCATGACTCCTCTGCGCCCGGGAGCGGCGCCTCTTCAAGAGACAGCCACCGTCAGATCTCGAAG GTACGCCGCTTCTTGACAACCTTGCATCAATTTGCCGCAGACATTTCTCCGGACGTTGGCGACCGCGTCAGGCATTTGATCCTTGGGCTCTTG AGCGGAGGTGTGAGCGTAGAGGAATTTCACGGCGGCCTTCAGGAAGTGACGCACTTTCCTCTGAGGCCCTTCGTTCTTCCCTTCTTGAGGTCCCACCTGCCTCTCCTCCAGAGGGAGTTGCAGTCCCTTGCGAGGAGAGCCACTATG CCTGTATCCCAGTACGTCACGATGCACGAGGCAGCGTTGTTGGAATCGACGGCGGGTGAACCGACAGACTTCTTCTCCTCGGAAGTGACCAGCGGTAAAAGGAGGCATGAAGG TTATTTCGAAAATGGCGATTCCGGCGTTGGAAGTGGTGGGGGTGTCTCTCCGCCCCCTGCAAAACGTCTGGGTATATTTTCTCCGCCATATCCAGGTGTGGGCGTAAGTCCTGACCCACCCTCACACCCACGAGACTACCGCACTCCTGCACCGCCCGATGACGAGTGGAAAAATATACAtgtg aTGCTTACGTGCATCTTAAGCATGGTTGAAAAAACTCGCCGGGCCCTGACCATGCTACAGCAAAAGGAAGATCGCGATGGAGGGACCTGTGGGCGCATTGGGTCTGTCGGGGCCACAGACCTCCGCCAGAGAACAGACTATGATGCCGAGGTCAGACGACATGCTGCAGAACTTGTGGCACAGAGCATTAGGACTACAGAGGAAAGAGTCTCCGAAGTTAAAAGGAAAGCAg AGGAAGCAGTATCCGAAGTACGTCGGGCAGCAGTCGCAGAAGTGCAGAGAGCCATCGGTGCTGCAGAGGCCAGAGCGCAAGAGTTGGTGGCAGCTGAGAGGGCCAAAGTCGAAGCGCTTCTGAGGGAGGTTGGCCGTAGAGATTCCACCGAACCTCGAGCAGAACCTCAACAG GCGTGTTGGAACTGCGGGAGGAAGGCGCACGAGACCTGCAGCGGATGCAACGTCGCAAGGTACTGTGGACCCTTCTGCCAGCACAAGGACTGGGACTCTCACCACAAAGTCTGCTCACCCACCCTGGCCTCTGCCccatcctcctccacctcctcgtcATCTTCAGCCTCTTCGTCCTCCGCCATAGTTGCTGCGCTGGTGTCCAAAAGTAAATTCATGAAGGCCTCGGAGACGAAGACGGAGTGA
- the nvy gene encoding protein CBFA2T1 isoform X3 — translation MQNVFLGAKIAREGLESLKTEMSKLMENNNNNNNSGSTNGNATSSAINNGSSSCPSNGSNGNGGSNSTSGSGASGGNGITNNERVPPQNSFSPLPSQKASYANGSYSPHSTVNGTPTPSPPALSSPPTHAHDSSAPGSGASSRDSHRQISKVRRFLTTLHQFAADISPDVGDRVRHLILGLLSGGVSVEEFHGGLQEVTHFPLRPFVLPFLRSHLPLLQRELQSLARRATMPVSQYVTMHEAALLESTAGEPTDFFSSEVTSGKRRHEGYFENGDSGVGSGGGVSPPPAKRLGIFSPPYPGVGVSPDPPSHPRDYRTPAPPDDEWKNIHVMLTCILSMVEKTRRALTMLQQKEDRDGGTCGRIGSVGATDLRQRTDYDAEVRRHAAELVAQSIRTTEERVSEVKRKAEEAVSEVRRAAVAEVQRAIGAAEARAQELVAAERAKVEALLREVGRRDSTEPRAEPQQACWNCGRKAHETCSGCNVARYCGPFCQHKDWDSHHKVCSPTLASAPSSSTSSSSSASSSSAIVAALVSKSKFMKASETKTE, via the exons GCCTAAAAACTGAGATGTCCAAGTTAAtggaaaacaacaataacaacaacaacagcggtAGCACCAACGGCAACGCAACCTCCTCCGCCATCAACAACGGCAGCAGCAGCTGCCCCTCCAACGGCAGCAACGGGAACGGCGGTAGCAACTCGACGTCAGGCAGTGGCGCCAGTGGCGGAAATGGAATCACCAACAACGAGAGAGTCCCTCCACAGAATTCCTTCTCGCCTCTGCCTTCCCAAAAGGCGTCTT ATGCCAATGGCTCCTACTCTCCACACAGCACAGTCAACGGGACGCCCACACCTTCACCACCCGCCCTATCGTCTCCGCCCACACATGCTCATGACTCCTCTGCGCCCGGGAGCGGCGCCTCTTCAAGAGACAGCCACCGTCAGATCTCGAAG GTACGCCGCTTCTTGACAACCTTGCATCAATTTGCCGCAGACATTTCTCCGGACGTTGGCGACCGCGTCAGGCATTTGATCCTTGGGCTCTTG AGCGGAGGTGTGAGCGTAGAGGAATTTCACGGCGGCCTTCAGGAAGTGACGCACTTTCCTCTGAGGCCCTTCGTTCTTCCCTTCTTGAGGTCCCACCTGCCTCTCCTCCAGAGGGAGTTGCAGTCCCTTGCGAGGAGAGCCACTATG CCTGTATCCCAGTACGTCACGATGCACGAGGCAGCGTTGTTGGAATCGACGGCGGGTGAACCGACAGACTTCTTCTCCTCGGAAGTGACCAGCGGTAAAAGGAGGCATGAAGG TTATTTCGAAAATGGCGATTCCGGCGTTGGAAGTGGTGGGGGTGTCTCTCCGCCCCCTGCAAAACGTCTGGGTATATTTTCTCCGCCATATCCAGGTGTGGGCGTAAGTCCTGACCCACCCTCACACCCACGAGACTACCGCACTCCTGCACCGCCCGATGACGAGTGGAAAAATATACAtgtg aTGCTTACGTGCATCTTAAGCATGGTTGAAAAAACTCGCCGGGCCCTGACCATGCTACAGCAAAAGGAAGATCGCGATGGAGGGACCTGTGGGCGCATTGGGTCTGTCGGGGCCACAGACCTCCGCCAGAGAACAGACTATGATGCCGAGGTCAGACGACATGCTGCAGAACTTGTGGCACAGAGCATTAGGACTACAGAGGAAAGAGTCTCCGAAGTTAAAAGGAAAGCAg AGGAAGCAGTATCCGAAGTACGTCGGGCAGCAGTCGCAGAAGTGCAGAGAGCCATCGGTGCTGCAGAGGCCAGAGCGCAAGAGTTGGTGGCAGCTGAGAGGGCCAAAGTCGAAGCGCTTCTGAGGGAGGTTGGCCGTAGAGATTCCACCGAACCTCGAGCAGAACCTCAACAG GCGTGTTGGAACTGCGGGAGGAAGGCGCACGAGACCTGCAGCGGATGCAACGTCGCAAGGTACTGTGGACCCTTCTGCCAGCACAAGGACTGGGACTCTCACCACAAAGTCTGCTCACCCACCCTGGCCTCTGCCccatcctcctccacctcctcgtcATCTTCAGCCTCTTCGTCCTCCGCCATAGTTGCTGCGCTGGTGTCCAAAAGTAAATTCATGAAGGCCTCGGAGACGAAGACGGAGTGA
- the nvy gene encoding protein CBFA2T1 isoform X1 produces MEPKTIKQERESGKDDPTNQEAANESRTSSLVQGLTNQDSRSTRSKGLKTEMSKLMENNNNNNNSGSTNGNATSSAINNGSSSCPSNGSNGNGGSNSTSGSGASGGNGITNNERVPPQNSFSPLPSQKASYANGSYSPHSTVNGTPTPSPPALSSPPTHAHDSSAPGSGASSRDSHRQISKVRRFLTTLHQFAADISPDVGDRVRHLILGLLSGGVSVEEFHGGLQEVTHFPLRPFVLPFLRSHLPLLQRELQSLARRATMPVSQYVTMHEAALLESTAGEPTDFFSSEVTSGKRRHEGYFENGDSGVGSGGGVSPPPAKRLGIFSPPYPGVGVSPDPPSHPRDYRTPAPPDDEWKNIHVMLTCILSMVEKTRRALTMLQQKEDRDGGTCGRIGSVGATDLRQRTDYDAEVRRHAAELVAQSIRTTEERVSEVKRKAEEAVSEVRRAAVAEVQRAIGAAEARAQELVAAERAKVEALLREVGRRDSTEPRAEPQQACWNCGRKAHETCSGCNVARYCGPFCQHKDWDSHHKVCSPTLASAPSSSTSSSSSASSSSAIVAALVSKSKFMKASETKTE; encoded by the exons GCCTAAAAACTGAGATGTCCAAGTTAAtggaaaacaacaataacaacaacaacagcggtAGCACCAACGGCAACGCAACCTCCTCCGCCATCAACAACGGCAGCAGCAGCTGCCCCTCCAACGGCAGCAACGGGAACGGCGGTAGCAACTCGACGTCAGGCAGTGGCGCCAGTGGCGGAAATGGAATCACCAACAACGAGAGAGTCCCTCCACAGAATTCCTTCTCGCCTCTGCCTTCCCAAAAGGCGTCTT ATGCCAATGGCTCCTACTCTCCACACAGCACAGTCAACGGGACGCCCACACCTTCACCACCCGCCCTATCGTCTCCGCCCACACATGCTCATGACTCCTCTGCGCCCGGGAGCGGCGCCTCTTCAAGAGACAGCCACCGTCAGATCTCGAAG GTACGCCGCTTCTTGACAACCTTGCATCAATTTGCCGCAGACATTTCTCCGGACGTTGGCGACCGCGTCAGGCATTTGATCCTTGGGCTCTTG AGCGGAGGTGTGAGCGTAGAGGAATTTCACGGCGGCCTTCAGGAAGTGACGCACTTTCCTCTGAGGCCCTTCGTTCTTCCCTTCTTGAGGTCCCACCTGCCTCTCCTCCAGAGGGAGTTGCAGTCCCTTGCGAGGAGAGCCACTATG CCTGTATCCCAGTACGTCACGATGCACGAGGCAGCGTTGTTGGAATCGACGGCGGGTGAACCGACAGACTTCTTCTCCTCGGAAGTGACCAGCGGTAAAAGGAGGCATGAAGG TTATTTCGAAAATGGCGATTCCGGCGTTGGAAGTGGTGGGGGTGTCTCTCCGCCCCCTGCAAAACGTCTGGGTATATTTTCTCCGCCATATCCAGGTGTGGGCGTAAGTCCTGACCCACCCTCACACCCACGAGACTACCGCACTCCTGCACCGCCCGATGACGAGTGGAAAAATATACAtgtg aTGCTTACGTGCATCTTAAGCATGGTTGAAAAAACTCGCCGGGCCCTGACCATGCTACAGCAAAAGGAAGATCGCGATGGAGGGACCTGTGGGCGCATTGGGTCTGTCGGGGCCACAGACCTCCGCCAGAGAACAGACTATGATGCCGAGGTCAGACGACATGCTGCAGAACTTGTGGCACAGAGCATTAGGACTACAGAGGAAAGAGTCTCCGAAGTTAAAAGGAAAGCAg AGGAAGCAGTATCCGAAGTACGTCGGGCAGCAGTCGCAGAAGTGCAGAGAGCCATCGGTGCTGCAGAGGCCAGAGCGCAAGAGTTGGTGGCAGCTGAGAGGGCCAAAGTCGAAGCGCTTCTGAGGGAGGTTGGCCGTAGAGATTCCACCGAACCTCGAGCAGAACCTCAACAG GCGTGTTGGAACTGCGGGAGGAAGGCGCACGAGACCTGCAGCGGATGCAACGTCGCAAGGTACTGTGGACCCTTCTGCCAGCACAAGGACTGGGACTCTCACCACAAAGTCTGCTCACCCACCCTGGCCTCTGCCccatcctcctccacctcctcgtcATCTTCAGCCTCTTCGTCCTCCGCCATAGTTGCTGCGCTGGTGTCCAAAAGTAAATTCATGAAGGCCTCGGAGACGAAGACGGAGTGA
- the nvy gene encoding protein CBFA2T1 isoform X6 has product MEPKTIKQERESGKDDPTNQEAANESRTSSLVQGLTNQDSRSTRSKGLKTEMSKLMENNNNNNNSGSTNGNATSSAINNGSSSCPSNGSNGNGGSNSTSGSGASGGNGITNNERVPPQNSFSPLPSQKASYANGSYSPHSTVNGTPTPSPPALSSPPTHAHDSSAPGSGASSRDSHRQISKVRRFLTTLHQFAADISPDVGDRVRHLILGLLSGGVSVEEFHGGLQEVTHFPLRPFVLPFLRSHLPLLQRELQSLARRATMPVSQYVTMHEAALLESTAGEPTDFFSSEVTSGKRRHEGYFENGDSGVGSGGGVSPPPAKRLGIFSPPYPGVGVSPDPPSHPRDYRTPAPPDDEWKNIHVMLTCILSMVEKTRRALTMLQQKEDRDGGTCGRIGSVGATDLRQRTDYDAEVRRHAAELVAQSIRTTEERVSEVKRKAEEAVSEVRRAAVAEVQRAIGAAEARAQELVAAERAKVEALLREVGRRDSTEPRAEPQQNIKRYWR; this is encoded by the exons GCCTAAAAACTGAGATGTCCAAGTTAAtggaaaacaacaataacaacaacaacagcggtAGCACCAACGGCAACGCAACCTCCTCCGCCATCAACAACGGCAGCAGCAGCTGCCCCTCCAACGGCAGCAACGGGAACGGCGGTAGCAACTCGACGTCAGGCAGTGGCGCCAGTGGCGGAAATGGAATCACCAACAACGAGAGAGTCCCTCCACAGAATTCCTTCTCGCCTCTGCCTTCCCAAAAGGCGTCTT ATGCCAATGGCTCCTACTCTCCACACAGCACAGTCAACGGGACGCCCACACCTTCACCACCCGCCCTATCGTCTCCGCCCACACATGCTCATGACTCCTCTGCGCCCGGGAGCGGCGCCTCTTCAAGAGACAGCCACCGTCAGATCTCGAAG GTACGCCGCTTCTTGACAACCTTGCATCAATTTGCCGCAGACATTTCTCCGGACGTTGGCGACCGCGTCAGGCATTTGATCCTTGGGCTCTTG AGCGGAGGTGTGAGCGTAGAGGAATTTCACGGCGGCCTTCAGGAAGTGACGCACTTTCCTCTGAGGCCCTTCGTTCTTCCCTTCTTGAGGTCCCACCTGCCTCTCCTCCAGAGGGAGTTGCAGTCCCTTGCGAGGAGAGCCACTATG CCTGTATCCCAGTACGTCACGATGCACGAGGCAGCGTTGTTGGAATCGACGGCGGGTGAACCGACAGACTTCTTCTCCTCGGAAGTGACCAGCGGTAAAAGGAGGCATGAAGG TTATTTCGAAAATGGCGATTCCGGCGTTGGAAGTGGTGGGGGTGTCTCTCCGCCCCCTGCAAAACGTCTGGGTATATTTTCTCCGCCATATCCAGGTGTGGGCGTAAGTCCTGACCCACCCTCACACCCACGAGACTACCGCACTCCTGCACCGCCCGATGACGAGTGGAAAAATATACAtgtg aTGCTTACGTGCATCTTAAGCATGGTTGAAAAAACTCGCCGGGCCCTGACCATGCTACAGCAAAAGGAAGATCGCGATGGAGGGACCTGTGGGCGCATTGGGTCTGTCGGGGCCACAGACCTCCGCCAGAGAACAGACTATGATGCCGAGGTCAGACGACATGCTGCAGAACTTGTGGCACAGAGCATTAGGACTACAGAGGAAAGAGTCTCCGAAGTTAAAAGGAAAGCAg AGGAAGCAGTATCCGAAGTACGTCGGGCAGCAGTCGCAGAAGTGCAGAGAGCCATCGGTGCTGCAGAGGCCAGAGCGCAAGAGTTGGTGGCAGCTGAGAGGGCCAAAGTCGAAGCGCTTCTGAGGGAGGTTGGCCGTAGAGATTCCACCGAACCTCGAGCAGAACCTCAACAG AATATCAAGAGGTACTGGAGGTAG